AATAATTGGGTAAAGACTTATAAATACAAGAGTGTAGCCCACAAGTGGTTCAACCCATGAGCTTAAACAGTCaaaaaagtttcaatttttctacttttggtggtccaatataaataatattcccACGAGAAATTGACACCAAGctgatttttttaaagagtGACATGAATTATTACTTTTTCCATTTAATTTATTAGGTGACAAAATCGTGGTAGAGTAATGTGGAGCTATAATTGGTTGTTGGCAAAATCTACTCATTATTGGTGCAATTAGataattaattgattgaataattaattaattaaaaataagaaaagtgTGAAAAAAGGTCAAGAGGTGTACATTGTTTTTTTGGAGAGATATATGTAGTGTAACGTCCAAGCAATTAACTTAATTAGGTAGCCAATCACTTTAAAAAGGTCATGGGATTGGGATCTCACCCAAATCAAATCTTGATTCTATTTTTAAGACAAAATGAGCACACAACATCTCTCTTGATTTTTTTAAGAATCAGTCCTAAGATCTTTTTAAGGCTTTGCAATTTGTCTCATTTCCTTTTGTCACACTTTTATACCAAGTCGTGTGTGTGTAAATATTCAATGATGTCGTGTCATCTGCGTGATGAGTTTCTAGTATTTCAAATTcttttgaaaactaaaattcAGTCTAATTTAAATCaggatttatatatatacatagtatTATATTCGTGCCATATAAGATGTCACACTTATTCAATGATACAAGATTTTAGAACGATTTTAGATATTTGTTATTGTGTATTAGTGTATGTAAATCAAAGCTTGATGATCTTttgtatattaaattttaatgctttgatttttatgcaATTTGTAAATTTGAGttattttggtaaaaaaaagttattgtCAAATTTAGAAGAATATTACAACGTTCTAATGAAAGCTCaaatgcaaataacaaacttaaAAGATAAACTACACAAGGATTGGAATTAAATAAATGCATCAacaagaaaaaggaaataaatatgGACACTATCAGAATCACGAAATTTCGCCTTGTCAACTTCAAATTCTAAAAATTCTAATTGGATTGTACTACACGTCTCAATTCAAATCGTTGAAATAACAATTATCAATCTTGATGACAAATTTGAAATTTGCTCAATTCAAATTGATATTTATCTATATAACTCAAAAAAGTCGAGTGTTTTAGCaaattaataaataactataGTAAATATTTGAATGTGTCACTAATTGTgaattgaaattttaactgatcCAATAATAAAATTGGGCCAAAATAGAATACTCGGACATGTGCAAGTGTTGGAGTCTCATCAACATCAAAGCCTGAAATAAAGGTCGAGATAGAGTCGAGTGGTGATTGAAGAAAACTCTTAAATACTGATCAATCTAAATGTTTGATACTCCCACAAGAGCTAGACTTTGAGAAGTAAATATATCAAAGCAAGGCTCTTTGGTAATGCTCTCAATCAATAGAGATaatacaaattcaaattcatacatagaaaaaaaaacataaaacggAAGGAAAAATTTAGATAAAAATCACATGAGCATTAAGTAGCATTGATATACAACATATATAGATACACTCACACACGTATTTATCAATGGACGTATATACTTCTATGTGAGTAAACAATCATCAACACAACAAAAAAAAGGCAATTGAGCccatcacaaaaaaaataaagaaaacttcTAGTATACTAGGAAATTCATCAAATGAACATGAGTTAATAAAACGTGGAATCTAATCGCCGACGGATTAAAATGGCATATCGGAACTCTCATCGCGGACGTAAGGAATTAatactaattaaaatttttttttctagaaaaagagagaaaataggGGTGGAGATGGGCCCCAGAAGCGGATAGATAGCAGCATGAGTAGTTGTACCAATAAGAGTGTCCAAAAAAAGAGAATCTAGTGAGAAAgatcactcacacacacacacacactgcgTGTCTTGTTTGTGTGTCGTTGTAGTAAATCACTATCCTCTTACCATAACCATAACCATAACCATAACCATAACCCAACATTTCTCTGCACACACAGTTTTTGCTTCTCAACTACTCAATAAAACCCAcacctctctctttctcttgcaccatccacacacacacacacacatactagATCATAATAAACAAATTACCAATTCACCAACAACAAattcaaaacacacacacacaattctTGAAATTGACTATGGTTTCTGAAAGAGGTGAAGAAGAGAAACACCCCTTCCATGTATTGGCTGTGGATGATAGTAATATCGATAGAATGCTCTTGGAGAGGCTCCTCACTTTCTCTTCATACCAAGGTtcgattctctctctctctctctctctatttctctctccctctctcataCTAAAAGTGATGAATTTGTGATGCAGTTACTTGCGTGGAATCGGGGGATAAGGCACTCGAATATTTGGGATTGGTGGATATTCATCAACAAAATGAATGTGAAAGATCATCGCCATTATCTTCTCCATCTTCCACACAACTTTCTTGTGAATCTTTATCGTCAAAATCAGAGGTAAATACAATTAATTAAGCCttttttgttatgttttttcacaaactcaatttttttctaaatgGACTATCTTATTTGtgaaaattcacaaattcataatATTAAGGTCAAAGTGTccgaaaaattatgaattttggctGGTCCTGCAACTTTGAAAACCAGCCAGTAAAACCATAATTTGGTCAATTTTCTCATCACGAAATATTTTGATTTCCTATTTGACGTATGTTGTTAATTTGGTACACAAGTGTTTTAAATTGATGACATGATTGCGTTATTTGTGAAGTGTGCcgagaaaaatgataaaattcgCAGATAGTCTTGACCTCGTAGAGTTTTCCGATGTCGCACCCTAATTAGACTTGTgggaaaattgagaaaaacttAATTCTACAATCAACTTTTAAAGTTAAACCTGAATTTgtccaaaattcataattttagtGACAATTTGTACTAATATTAATACTCCACATGTTTTATAGTACCTTCCAATAGTCAACCGATAAACCAAAGGAGCCCTTAATGTTTTTTTATCACTGAACCCTCCATATTGTTCATATATCGTATGGTTTCATCACACTTGGGGGATATCATATGGTACGAAGGTTTAATTTTGCAAGAATAATAAAAGTGATAATTAaaaaacattttaattttaCCATGGTACTATTGAAATAATGTGCAGTGGAGCAGAGGTAACTTTTTTTTCTAGGTTTTTCGAGTACTTCTCCTAAAAGAGGCTACAGTTCCATGATTGAAGGATGAAAATTTTGACAAAGTTAACATGCCAAAATTAGTAAAAGAAAGTTAAAGTTGGTAAAAACTTTGTGCTTTTAAAACCTAAAGCTGCCccattttccttctttttcaAATTATTACTGTAGTAATATTCTCTCTCTGACATATGTTAGTCAGATCAAATCAGTAACAATATTGAACTTTtagaaaatattcaaattattattattattattattattaatataccATGCGTTTGtattgatttttttcattttacataagcaatttaattatgtaaaattgTGATCAAATTTCAGGTATCAAAAGTTAACCTGATCATGACAGATTACAGCATGCCTGGAATCAGTGGCTATGATTTACTAAAAAGAATTAAGGTTGGTTACTCTACAAAACATCATAATAAAGAGTTTTTTTTTGCTCTTACCaaaagggagtataatttatttgtaattcattttttataggATTCTTCTTGGAAAGATGTTCCAGTTGTGGTTATGTCATCTGAGAATGTACCTTCAAGAATCAATATGTAAGCAAAATCACAACTCACTCCCTTTTAGTtatcatttcaaaattaattttcacCCCTTTGTTTGCAAAAATCATACGGTGGATGTGTCTCCTTTGTTGTATTTGTTGCAACACAGATTCGAAATCCACGAAGGACGAATTTTTTCGTGTGCAATAATTTTATACTTTCTCTATTCACGAAAAATcgtcacattttttcattttgattgatccatcaaaattagtttcatttctaattatgaaaattttctcaccactttttctctctctctatcccACTTTGCCTAGTTTTTCTCTTTATATGTGTTACTTTTAACATGTacgtattaaaatttatatcatCCATAAATTAGACTATTTTTTCACATATTAATACCATGTTCTCATGAAAAAGAGAATATAGCATTCATGATAACCAGTCTCTCTCTATATTACTTCTTCTGTCATATATTAATCGATTTGTATTTCTTTTTGAGACATCTGAAGTTAAACGAATAACTGTCTATTTTGGTAAAAACCAACCAGTTTAatctattttctatttatttatttattttaatttctcaaCCTAACTTAATAAAtaccattttcttaaatctcacgGTATAAAAATATGTTCCAATTAACTtgagatggatggagtatatttttgatACATGTGACCTTTTTAATctacaatattttaaaattctataAGAAAAATACTCTTTTACAACTAATTTCGATTTTTCTATAATTAATAATCTATTGATTTTGATTGTTAAACAGGTGTTTGGAAGGAGGAGCAGAAGAGTTCTTATTGAAACCTGTGAAATTATCAGATGTGGAAAAAATCCATTCTAATCTTATTAGTTCAACTAATTATAGTCCCTGCGAAGAAAACGCTATTGCCGAAATTGAAAAATCTAACAACGCTAAGAGAGAAGGCAGTGAAATTGATAAGAACTGCAGCAATGGTAACAAGAGAAAAGCAACCGTGGGGACATCACTGGATCTCTCCGACAGAAGGCCACGTGTCCAAGAACTGCCGGTTTCGTAGAGTTCTACACGCACTAATGCGGATATACGTTTGTTAGTGTATTTGGATACAACATACGATGGCATTGTATGGTTTTCATTTTGGCAAGATGAAATGAATGACTAATTGGTACTTATTTATGAATCATCTATATAAATATCtatatactatagtactataAAACATTTATGCCTCATAAAATATTAAGTAGAAAATTACTATAGAAATTCAGATCTTATGGGATTTGACTTTTTTGATAGAGAAAATGCTACTATAAGGGGTTTATATTACATTGATACAAACCGTCGAGCACATTATAGTGTGAGGAGGATTAAGCCTCGACAAAGAAAAATTTTGTTGTTTTAACTCATACAATATTGTCtaatttttgatattttgtgtGAATATTATACAAAACTCCAATCAtagcaaaaaaaatataattatgtaaCATAGTCGCATTTTCAGTATTTTATGTTAATTGTTTAGGGTTTAGATAATTTAATGTATATTCTtactcaaaatttaaaatacatagCTTATGCTAAAACAAACTGCATCCGCATTTGTTGGTGTTTGTTGGGCTCGACTTCTTCAATTGTAGGCTTTTTAATTGGGTGATCAAATGCTGAATGTGGGCTTAGAGTCTGTGATGGTTGCGCTGGGCTTTGTATGGGCCAAGGCCCCAATCAAATGGATATAACTTAAGCAATCTAATGTGCTTTGTTAATAAAATGGTTATTTTACTTTTACAAGACatgttaaaaacaaaatatgactactttgttttttaaaataaaaggattaaaaaaaatggatacAGAATGTGTGGTTGGTAATATTTAAAGTTTTTGACCAACGAAGGCCATACGACAATTAGAAATTGAAAGAGATGGTTTttgctatatatatatttgtaatttttttagtttgaacTCAAAAATATCTCTTTAGTTTGAAATTGGAGATTTGGTTAATTTATTTATGATAGGACACTAAACTCGACGcattaaattaaaatgcaatTTAAACCAATCATGCATAAGAATTggtataataatttttatgagTACTCCATTTTAGACAAAAAAAAGGTCtattttatcacattttattGTGAGAGATTCGATTTCTCGTCAATAATTGGTGCACAAATTCCTCGTAAATGATTCTATCCCACACATTGAAACTACAAATCTAACTCTACCTTCATCGATGGTTGCATCTTTATTACGTGTTCGATCATAGTCCCCTCCATTTTATCTCCAAATATAAATctgttaggccatccacaataggaatagcccagcaatagctcagccatagcctagccactgccagcagcactaaaaatcctcctgccacatcatcaaaacaagcaaatagcccagcaatagcccagtcatagcctagccacataatatccacatcactattaacaaatatatacaaaatgaaataattaacaatcacacaatatgcgaaatttaatttacgagacatatacgggaaaagtttaataatactattaaaatttaaaaaagtacaataatttaaaaaaagtacattaattttttaaaaaatacattaataaaaaagagtgacaattcactcctcgtctccgtatatatagtgtttcggaaaacaagtagtgcgaatgaaaatgacgagcaaagcgcgtatatatagtgtttcggaaaaaaaaattaattttcgcgctaggccgtgcgctgggcgatccgggcgctgcaatagcgccgaacggaccgcccaaccgaccgcccagcgccacataaccgcccagcgctgcgcggtttctctctccactcagccgctgggcagctgcaatagaccgcccagcgaaccgcccagccccggcgctcggctgggcggtcgctgggcgcctattgtggatggtcttataaatttttatatttgtctaaaaatagaaatttctaTTTCCCTTCTCTGAcacttaatttaaatattttcataaacttTTTGTcgttttccttctctttttgcTTACTTATCTAGCAAAAAAATACACTGGTTTAAATACTCACAACAAGGTGAAatagataatttttttaattgtggtaTTTACGTGAAGTCCGTGGGTGGCATGTGCTACTTCACATgcatacaaataaaatacaacgGGTGGCATGTGCTACTTCACTTGCATACAAACAAAATACAATGGTTTTGTTAAGCCACCCTCATATAGGGTATATATGAATATTAGTAGTGATAAAATTTTGTGCAATTACGTAAATTGAGGAGTTTGGTAGCATTGCATAAGTGCATCCCTATCCGTACTCTTACCAACGAGTATGGATGTAGGCCCGgacccaccattctattattcaatttaaataaaacatttccacaatattaaaatgcattaaaattacccgaaatactattacaaattataaaataaaataaaattacataattaaaattctaaaaattaaaagttacataattaaaatcctaaaaattaaaaattgcataattaaacttctaaaaaataaaaattacataattaaactcctaaaaaataaaaattagtacataattaaaggctaaaaatacccccgtggaagactattaaTCCtgctctacccccaatgttctttggagaccccgtatcattgccacacgcgatcgaagttgctcgggggtcatagttgacatatcggccaaaaccccccacaacgagttggtggggggttgaggtggcacaaagggagcgggatcgggggcggatggagtcgtggttccaaccgggggtgatcgccggagtcggatattttttttattgtaagagtgaaagaaagattgagaattgtaagaatgaaaatgagagaatttagatgagaattgtgtagggtgtgaaattttttgtgtggaagtggatgtatttatagatgaaaatgtgtatttttggagaaaaaaattgaaaaataaattaaaagtggggagaaaacggatataattttcgggaagtgggaaaatattttttttttatttttaatcgaattttttatttaaaatccgatttttcaaaaaaaattgaatttgccAACGGCATTGTCGTTGGCCAATTAGGAGCCGCCAGGTCAACTGCTCGCTGACACGGACATGCTCTtacaagagcgcagcggcgagcagcattccgccgcgccgctggcacggacggactcCGGGTCCGACCACcgcggatgctctaaaataaGACTCCATCCGTCAGTATATACTGTTCCACTTATCTGACACAAATATTATTGTTAGTGGTCATGGATCTCATTTAACggagagagaaatttgtaaaaaaacaGAAGATGATTAATTTGTATCTTAGGCCTTAAATGTAAAATTATGATTATTAGATCTATCGGTAGTGATCAATCACTAACTCaacatttaattgctaactacaactaatttaagaccatatgatTTTACAAAATTTGTGGTCTATAATTTGTCAggtgtaattttcgtttttattaattaaatcgaaaaagataaaaaaattaccaaattagggttttggatgaaaatgtcaatatagtgttttgaaaatatcaacacaatgctttaagaatgttaacacattgtTTATATTGATATTCTacgtgtattatattgacatattttatatattattttgacatttgttgctgtacgaaaaaatttaaaatttttgaaaaaaatttaaaatttgacatcggaacatatgcaagtgaaatctcgttagaatccttatgaaattatctttaatttgatatatgttgtgcgaaaaaataatttaaatcgggaaagttatatgcgtttttaAATTATGAGATGTTTTTCataagttagttacaactaatttgtgtAAATTGAACTTAATACTCttattgacttttttttatcttattgaCATTTCGAGGCTAATAATTTAGgcccttaatttgaatatctaatactccctctgtcccgtaTTAGGAGTCCTGGTTGAGtcggacacatgttttaataaaGTGTTTTAGTGTGTAATAAGTAAATGTTGTAGTGGATATTGAGACCAACTTTT
This sequence is a window from Salvia splendens isolate huo1 chromosome 5, SspV2, whole genome shotgun sequence. Protein-coding genes within it:
- the LOC121805330 gene encoding two-component response regulator ARR17-like — protein: MVSERGEEEKHPFHVLAVDDSNIDRMLLERLLTFSSYQVTCVESGDKALEYLGLVDIHQQNECERSSPLSSPSSTQLSCESLSSKSEVSKVNLIMTDYSMPGISGYDLLKRIKDSSWKDVPVVVMSSENVPSRINMCLEGGAEEFLLKPVKLSDVEKIHSNLISSTNYSPCEENAIAEIEKSNNAKREGSEIDKNCSNGNKRKATVGTSLDLSDRRPRVQELPVS